The sequence TAGCGTTTCCATCCTTTTGATAAGTTGCGGTAAAACAGGTTTCTTCAAAGCCCATAAGCCTGCAAAAATAAGCCAAAGGGACCGGATGGGTCCTTTGGGAAAGACAGGCATATACATGTTTTCGGCCCCGGTCCATCACTAAACTTCCAGTACTTTCCAAAAACTTTTGTCCTCTTCAAAAAAGTAAGATCAACAATCTCTTCCACCTTAAACCCCTGATCGTACAAAGTTGAAACCAAATATTTTCTCCTTTCTTTTCTTCTTATGGAGAACAAAGGGATATAAGATCAATCTCCCATCTGCATGGGTACTGAACCAATTATTAGGAAAAACGGCATCAGGTTTAACCGGCTTGGGAGTATCTTCGACCACTATTACCTGGATTCCTTTGCCCTTAGGAGCTGAACAAATTGGTTAAATTCATTCAAAGCCAATTTCTGTATGAGAGAGGAAGGGCGGTCATCCCTAATTTGATACAAATTATCCCTTGCCGTCTCTACATTGTAACCAAATGCAGCTGGTGCCTGACCATAAACACTGATGAGGTGGTCTGAAGGGATTCCATAACCCTGGAAATTAGTTTGCCCCAATTTAGGAAAATACAAGGGTGAAGTGGAAAAAATGGGAAGTATTTTGTAATAGGGTATTTGGTATTGAGTATTATGGATTGAGAAAACTAATCAGTCAACCTTCAATAATTTATGGGTTGAACTGAGGAATTCCTTATTAAATATTCCACCTCTAGGTGATGCCCATCAACCATTTTTTTACCAAAACGGTCAACCCTTTAGAGGAAAGCCAATTTTTCTTGTCTCATTACTCTTTTTATAATATCGATAAAGCACTGGTTCGACTCCATACCGTTTTTCACTTAAAGGTAAAATAGCTTAGGCCATCTCCGGAAAATGAAATGGCCTCTCCCTGGGGCTCCGGGGAATAGGGCAATTGAACAGGAATTCTTGAAAGTGCCTTCAGGAATACTTTCTCCCGGCTTTCTTTCCCAATAGTACACCGCCCAGTAATTCTTGATTAAAATTTTGCTTCCATCAACAGAAATATCTCCTCCTACAGACATGGTAACAGGGAGTTTCATTACTTTTTCAAGAACTATTTCGGAGTCACCAGTATATTAAGGTTCTGTAGCGATTTAATATTTTCATCGATTTCCCCAACCTGTTATGCAAGTCATCATAATAAGTGGGAGGGACTTCTAAAAATTCCACCCCTCTTTTTCTTAATTCTTCAACTGTAAAGATGATATCATCAGTAGCAATCGCAATATGCTGTACCCCAGGGCTGTTGTAATAGTCTAAATATTCTTCAATCTGGGATTTTTTCTTTCCTTTGGCAGGCTCATTGATTGGAAACTTAATATACCCATTGCCATTGGCTACCACCTTGGACATTAAGGCTGAATATTCAGTGGAAATGTCTTTGTCATCAAAGGTGACCAACAAGCTGAATCCCATTACTTTTTCATAAAAATTCACCCATTTGTTCATTTCACCCCACCCCACATTTCCTACACAGTGATCAATAAATTTAAACCCAACCGGTGGCTGGAATATTGGCTTTTTCTTTCCATGAATTGAGGGAGAAAGGGGCCATTATAGTTTTTTCTGTCCACAAAGGTGTGAATGACTTCTCCATATGTATGAATAGAAGAAATGGTCACTGTTCCGAATTCGTCCTCGAGTGTTCGGGGTTCCTGGTAGGAAGAAGCCCCGCGGGAAGTGGTTTCTTCCCAGGATTTTTCCGCATCACTCACCTCCAAGGCAATGACTTTGACTCCATCACCGTGTTTTTTTATGTGGGTGGAAATAGGGTGGACATCAAAAAGAGGGCTGGTAAGCACCAACCTTATTTTTCCTTGTTCCAAAACATAGGAAGCCCTGTCACGGATGCCCGTTTCTGGACCTGCATAGGCTACCAGCCGGTAACCAAATGCATATTGGTAATAAAGTGCAGACTGCTTAGCATTGCCTACATAAAGTTCGATATGGTCAGTGCCTATTATGGGGAGAAAGTCATGTTCCATCTTGGTGTTTATTTGGGTTTAATGAATAAGCTTATAGTTAAAATAAATATAAAAAATTAATCCGGCTAATGAGATTGTTTTTTGAATTCCTGGATTTTTTATTGATTGAGGCTGGATTCGCTTGATAAAGGAATAACTATCAATGATGGGGAAATGCTTTATCCTTATTAATAATAAAGAATTGATAAAAAGAAAATTATTGAGGCCAAGCAAGTAAAGCAAAATTGATCCACATTGCCAAACAAAACCGTTCAGATGATCCGTTAAATTGTTTAAAGAAGTCTTAAGCCTTTTTTGGAAACTTTTTGGGTATTATCTACCTTCATATAAAAATTACAAAATCAAAGTTGATATATGGATTTGAATAAGTTAGACACAGACCTAACCGCTATTGTAGAGAAGAGGATTGAGTTAAGCAAAAAGACTTATGCTGACCCTGAATATGATGATATTGAGGAGGAAGTGCATGATTTGGAAGATGATTTCAATGAAGAGTTTGGCGATCAATTGGAAGGAGAATTAGAAAAAATATACGATAAGCTAGATTCAGATACAGATATATTGCTCCCTTCGGCTTATTTGGCCAATAAATACACCCCCATGCAACCTGATGCCCATGGAATTATTTCTTATGAAGTAAAAGGAAAAGAAGGGGTGCCTATCGAATCCGAACAATTTGATGGCCAGGATGTAAGAATCGTTCTGATTCCCAATCCAACTCGATTTGTGATGCAGATCAATGGTGTTTCTTTGAAGGATCTTTGGAGGTCCAGATAAAGGCAAAATAGAAAAAACCGGAAGCCTAAAAGTTTCCGGTTTTTTTGTGCCTCAATCATATTCTTATTCTTAGAAAAGTAGGAACTACGATTTTATTATTGAATTAATTGATTCTTGAGTTATCTGCTTCCAAACCTTGATTTCGATTTTTTTGATTGTAATTAAAACTTGCAGATGGGGATTCAGTTAAATGGTTAACCAATTAACCATTAACTGGGGACCCGTAAAAATATTTGAGTTATTCCAAATAGGCCCTAGATTTATTAAGGACAAAGTAACGGACCCACCCAACAATTAATAATTAATACCCCAACTTTCCCTTACTTTAGCCAGCATATTTTGGGGCTGTTCCCTGGCTTTTGCTTCCCCCTGTTCCAACTTACTTTCCAGTTCATCCAGGTTATTCATATAGTAATCGAAGATTTTTCGTTCTTCTGCAAATTTTTTCAATATCAGGTCAGCAATTCCTTCTTGGCATGACCATATCCAAAGTTTCCTCCCTGATATTTTTGCCTCAATTCCTCGGTTTGGTCCGGATTGGAAATTAAGCTGAAGATTTTAAATACATTGCAAGTGTCTGGGTCTTTAGGGTCCTCCAAAGGAGTGCTATCGGTAACAATGCTGTACACATTTTTCTTCAGTTGTTTGGCCGGTAAAAAAAATGTCGATATAGTTATTGTAGGATTTGCTCATTTTTTGACCATCAGTACCTGGAATGGTCATCAGTTCCTGCTTAATTTGGGCCTCGGGCAGGACAAAAATTTCCTCTTCCATCAAGTGATTAATGGTATTGGCAATGTCCCGGGTCATTTTCCAAATGTTGTTGCTGATCTTTACCCACAGGGACCAGGTCCGCACCAAATATCAGAATATCAGCAGCCATCAATACTGGATAAGTAAATAAGCCTGCATTGACATCAGCAAGTCTATCCGATTTGTCCTTAAAGCTATGGGCATTGGCCAGCATGGGATAGGGAGTGAAGCAACTGAGGTACCAGGTCAACTCTGCAATTTCGGGAATACGGGATTGCCTGTAAAAGACTGTTTTGGAAATGTCCAGCCCAAAAGCCAGCCAGGCAGCTGCTACTGCATGGACGTTTTGTTTCCTTTGAGCCCCATCTTTGATGGTGGTGAGAGAATGGAAATCTGCTATAAAAATGTAGGATTCGTTTTTCTCCTTTTGGTCAGTTCAACTGCAGGAATAATGGCCCCAAGGATATTTCCCAAATGAGGCCTTCCAGAACTTTGAATGCCAGTAAGTACTCTTGCCATCAGTTAAATTTTTGACGCAAATTAAATAAATATACACACAAATCGCCTTAATTTTCCCGTTATTTGTGCATATGAAACAGATTTGCCTTGTATCCTTCGTTTTTGTATCAATGTTATTATTTGGCTTTTCCGTTAAAGGTCAGGGACTTGAGAAGTATCCTTTGATTTGGAAAGGTCCCAAATTGAATTGGGGTCGGTCCTTGAGGAATACGGAGAGGTAACCGCAGAATTTTATGTTTTGAATAACGGCCTAAAACCAGTGGTTCTCAAGGAAGTTGCGACAGATTGTGGTTGCACCACTGCTGACTATACAACCGATACTTTGTATCAGGACAAAATTGGCCGGGTAAAAATTGCCTATGATCCTCAGGCACGGGTGGAAGGTTCAAAAAGGAAATCATTGTCCGGAATAACCTGAACCCAAAAAGGAGACACCCTTTACCTGGAAGGATATGAAATTCCTCATCCTGAAAAAGGTTGCCCAATATTACAATTCCCGGGTAGGAGATCTTGGTTTCCGTTTTAGCTCTATCAATATGGGAGAGGTGTTTACCAATAAGCCTAAAATCAAATATGTGGATTTTTATAACTTTAAAGATATGCCCATCACCCTCGATGAGCAAAGAAACCACTTGCCTGAGCATTTAAAAATTAATATGATTCCAGCGATTGTGCCTGCAAAATCCAGGGGCTTGCTGGCCATACAATATGATGGAGCAATTAAAAATGATTTGGGCTTTTTTGATGAAATTGTTCCATTCCACATTGAGGCTAATGGTGATCAGGAAATCGAGCTACGGCTTTTGACTACCGTTCATGAATACTTTGATCCGGTGCCTAAAAGTGAAGTGGATAATATTCCCAAACTGGCGATTTCTGAAGTGGAAGTGGATCTGGGAAAAATTTCCAGCAATAGGGTAGTGTCAAAGTCCATAAAACTGACCAATATTGGTGAAAAACCAGTCAATATCCGAAAAATAGTGACCAACTGTGATTGTGTTGATTATGAACTGAAGACAATGGACCTATTGCCTGGGGAGGATATGGATTTGCTGATAACATTTGATCCTAAGGGAAGTTAGGAATTGACCATAAGACAGTGGCAATTTTCAGTAATGATCCCTTAAACCCGACAAGGACTATCGTGATCAAAAGCAGGATCGACTAGGTGGTTTAAGGTTGGAAAGTTATTAATGTTTTAAGATTAGAATGTTAGGGTTCAGATTAATCATGCATTGCCGGGTATAAATTGCCTATGACCTGATCATAATATCTTCACCAAGTCAATCACCAGTTCCATTCAAAAAATTCATGAAAAAAATAAATCGATGATTTAAAGGATTGGAATAAAAATAAGTTTCCCATATACCAAATACTACAATTACCTTATTTACCGGTCCTTGTGTACATCGTACTTTGTACCTGGTACCATTGGAGACCAAATTTAGAATCTTTAAACTGCTATCCTTCTACGAAATCGTTGAGAAAATTCGTGCCAGAAAAATTACTTAAATGCCTGTATTCCCGTAATCTCCTGCCCTAAAATCAACAGGTGAATATCATGAGTTCCTTCGTAGGTGATGACTGATTCAAGGTTCATCATGTGGCGCATCAGGGAGTAATCTCCTGTAATGCCCATTGCTCCATGGATTTGGCGGGCTTCCCGTGCGATGTCCAATGCCATGGCTACATTATTTCTTTTGGCCAGGGAAATCTGGGTGCTTGTGGCTTTATCTTCATTCATCAACTTGCCCAATCTCCAAACCAATAATTGGGCTTTGGTAATTTCTGTAAGCATTTCTGCTAATTTCTTTTGGACTAATTGAAAAGATCCAATGGGTTTGCCGAATTGAATCCGTTCTTTAGCATACCGTCTGGCGGCATCAAAACAATCCATGGCCGCACCCAACTGCCCCAGGCAATTCCATATCGGGCTGAATCCAGGCACATCAACGGGGCTCCCAGGCCGGATTTTCCAGGTAATAAATTTTCTTTTGGCACTTTTACATTGTCGAATACCAATTCACCAGTAGAAGAAGCTCTCAAAGACCATTTTCCATGGGTTTCGGGAGTGGAAAATCCCTCCATGCCTCTTTCCACGATCAGTCCGTGGACCCTTCCTTCTTCATTTTTTGCCCATATTACTGCAATGTCCGCATGGGGAGCATTTGAAATCCACATTTTGGAGCCATTGAGCAGATAATGATCTCCCATGTCTTTGAAATGGGTTTTCATTCCAGCAGGGTTGGAGCCATGGTCGGGTTCGGTCAGGCCAAAGCAGCCCAGCATTTTTCCGGCAGCTAATGGGGGTAAATATTTCTTTTTTTGGGCTTCTGAACCCATTTTATAAATGGGATACATCACCAAAGATCCCTGGACAGAAGCAGTGGACCGCATTCCGGAATCACCCCGTTCGATTTCCTGCATGATCAGGCCATAAGATATGTAATCCAATCCACCTCCCCCATATGCTGTTGGGATTTGCGGTCCGAAAGCGCCTACTTCTCCAAACTTTGGGACAATTTCTGGAGGAAAATGAGCATCCTGTGCCCAGGATTCGATATAAGGGGAAACCTCTTTTTTAACAAAATCCCTAATGGAATTCCGGATTAATATTTGCTCTTCAGTAAAAAGTTCATCGACCAGGTAAAAGTCTACTCCTTCAAAAAGGTCCTGGTGTGAAGAAGATTGTTTGGATTGAATTGCCGCCATGGAATTTTGGTTTATTGGGTTTTTAAATAGATTTTTGCACTTTCTATCTTATGAATTTGTTAACTTCTAGCTTATATCAATAAAGTAAGAAGTTTGATAAAAAGCCATAACAAAAGCGTAAAAAAATCATCCATGAATAGGGAGCAGCCTCCTAAAGAGATCATTGAAAAGATTCACCAGCTTCACGAAAAATTCAAAGCTTCTGGACAGGATTTGTCTTCCTATCTGGAAGGTTTATTATATGCTGATTACCTGACCTATTGGGATTATATTAACCTTGATACCTTATTGACCCTTCAGCAGCCTAAAACTTCCTTCAAGGACGAAAAAATCTTTATCATTTATCACCAGATCACAGAACTTTATTTTAAGCTGATCATTTGGGAACTGGAACAGATTGCTGGACAGGAAGAAATTAAGGCTGCTTTTATGAAAGAAAGATTGGATCGGGTGATCATGTATTTTGATCAGTTGATTTCCTCTTTTTCGGTAATGTGGAAGGGGATGGAAAAAGACCAATTTTTAAAATTCCGCATGTCCCTTTTGCCTTCCAGTGGCTTTCAGAGTGCACAATACCGGATGATTGAGATCATGTCCACAGAAATCCAGCATTTGGTCAATTTAAAGGAAAGGGAAGAATACCGGGATATCAACTTGACCAGTGTGGACAGTTTGTTTGATATTTTATATTGGCAATTCGGGGCCAAAGAACTCGCTACCGGGGAAAAGACCCTTACTCTGAAAACTTTTGAGCAGAAATATGGCAAAAAGCTCAAAGAGCTGATCATGGCTTATAGGAAAAAGAATATCTGGAAAACCTATCTAAAATGTCCGGACAAGGATGAAAAGCTGACGGGGATGATGCGGACCTATGATATGAAGGCCAATATTTTTTGGCCCTTGGCACATTATAAATCAGCCGTAAGGTACCTGCAGCGGGACCCTGGGGATATCGCTGCCACAGGAGGTACCAACTGGCAAAAATATTTGCCCCCCCGTTTTCAAAAGGTGATTTTTTATCCTGAACTTTGGTCTGACCAGGAGATAGAGGAATGGGGTAAAGGCTGGGTTGTACGGGAAGTTTTTGGCAAGGAAGAATAAAATTAGCTATATCCGAGATGAAGTGACTTCTTTTCCTGAAAGAATAACATTGTTCAATTTTAAGGATAAATACCTTACCTGATGAAAAAAGAAATCCAATTTCGGCTCAGCCCCAGAGAAGCCTTTGATGAAAAGGTTTTTGAGAAAAAGGTCCTCAGTGAACTAGGTCTCCATAAAGGGCAGGATAATATTCAAATTCGCCAAACAAAAAGATCCATCGATGCCAGGGGACGTCAGGTAAAAGTCAATGTTTCCGTAGAAACTTTTATCAATGAAGAACCCAGTAGCAGGGTAATAGGGGAATACCGGTATAAAAATATAGAAAATGCCTCGTCCGTCATCATTGTCGGCTCCGGGCCTGCCGGGCTTTTTGCTGCTTTGCGGGTTATTGAGTTGGGAGGAAAACCCATCATCCTGGAGAGGGGGAAGGATGTTAGGAGCCGAAGAAGGGATTTAGCCGCCATCAATAAAGAACATTTGGTCAATCCAGAATCCAATTATTGTTTTGGGGAGGGGGCGCCGGAACTTATTCGGATGGAAAACTTTATACTCGCTCAAAAAAAAGAGGGGATATCAGAAGGGTACTGGAAATCATGGTGGAAATTTGGTGCAACTGAGCAAATTTTGGTAGATGCCCATCCCCATATCGGTACCAACAAATTACCAGGGTTGGTGAAAGCTTTGAGGCAACAGGTGCTGGATGCAGGGGGAGAGATCCATTTTGATACCCGTGTAGATAACATTATATTAAATGGTAATGAAGTAATTGGCGTGAAGACGCAGGAAGGTGAAACTATTAAGGGATTGGGAGTAATACTGGCAACAGGCCATTCTGCAAGGGATATTTACCATTTGCTTTACCAAAAGAAAATACTGTTAGAAGCCAAACCATTTGCCTTAGGAGTGCGGGTGGAACATAATCAATCCCTGATTGACAGTATTCAATATCATTGTGCAGGGGACCGAGGACCTTATTTGCCTGCTTCTTCTTATTCTCTGGTACAGCAAACCTATTTTGAAGGAAAGCAAAGAGGGGTGTTTTCTTTTTGCATGTGTCCGGGTGGTTTTATTGTTCCTGCAGCTACTTCCCCAGGAGAATTGGTTGTCAATGGGATGAGTCCCAGCAGGAGGGATGGAAAGTTTGCCAACTCAGGGTTGGTGGCTGCTGTTGAACTTGAAGATATCCCGGAATTTGCCCAATTTGGGCCATTGGCTGCTATGGAATTTCAAGCAAAAGTGGAAAAAAACCGCCTGGAAAGCAGGAGGGAAAACACAAGTTGCACCTGCACAGCGTTTGTTGGATTTTGTTGAGAATAAAGAAAGTCAAAATTTGCTGGAAACCTCTTACCAACCCGGGTTACAAACTTCCAATATGAATGAAGTATTACCCCCATTTATTGCCGTTAGGCTAAGGGATGCATTTATTGCATTTGGAAAAAAAATGAAGGGTTATCTTTGCAATGAAGCGCAAATAATTGGTGTGGAAAGCAGAACCAGTTCCCCGGTCAGAATCCCAAGAGAAAAGGATTCTTTTGAACACCCCCAAATCAAAAGATTGTATCCATGTGGTGAAGGGGCCGGTTATGCAGGTGGCATTGTTTCTGCGGCCATGGATGGGGAGCGTTGTGCTGAAAAAATAATGGAAAAATATGGAAAATGATTTGACCAAAAAAAAGACCCTAATAGTAGGAGTAAGTCAGAATACTTCCCGCTATGCTTATTCTGCCACTGAAATGCTCCAAGAGCATAAAGTCCCATTTGTTCCCATTGGAATAAATAAAGGGGAAGTCTTTGGGAAAAAAATTAAAAACCTCAGGGAAAAGCCAGAGATCTCGAATGTACATACCGTCACACTATATATCAACCCTGAACATCAAAAAGAATGGGAGGATTACCTGATTTCTCTGAAGCCCAAACGGTTATTTTTTAATCCTGGAGCAGAAAACCAAGCTTTTGCCGAAAAGGCAAGAAAAGAAAATATAGAGGTGAAAAATGCCTGTACCATGGTCATGTTAAGCACAGATCAATTTTAAGGAAAAAGGCATCTTAGAAAGGTCAATTTTTGAGGATTTTTAGCGGTTTTATGTCAAAAATGTCGTATTATTAGAGGTTGAAAGTGCAATTGAAGGTAGAGGATTTTATCCTCTTTATTCGTTTATAAATCCAATTATGAGTAAAGAACAAGAGTTGAAAAAGGGGGAATATTCTGCAGGGAATATTCAAATATTAGAAGGATTAGAAGCAGTAAGGAAAAGACCCGCCATGTACATTGGCGATATAGGTATTAAAGGGCTCCACCACCTGATTTGGGAAGTGGTGGATAACTCTATAGATGAAGCATTGGCGGGACATTGTGACACGATCCGTGTAACAATATTAGAGGATAATTCCATTTTGGTTCAGGATAATGGCCGTGGGATTCCTACCGATATTCACAAAAAGGAAAACAAATCAGCTTTGGAGGTGGTAATGACCGTCCTTCATGCGGGGGGGAAATTTGATAAGGACACTTATAAGGTTTCTGGAGGGCTCCATGGTGTGGGGGTTTCCTGTGTAAATGCCCTTTCTGCGCATCTTAAAGCCACAGTGCATCGTAATGGGAAAATTTTTGAACAGGAGTACTCCAGAGGGGTACCGCAAACCGATGTGAAGGAAGTCGGGACTACTGAAGATCGAGGTACCACCATCCATTTTAGACCGGATGAAGAGATTTTTTCAGTAATTGATTACAAATATGAAACCATTGCAACCCGGTTGAGGGAAATGGCCTTTTTGAATGCTGGTATTAGGATTTTTCTCCAAGACCTTAGGGACTTGGATGAGGATGGAAATCCCAAATCAGATGAATTTTTCTCAGAAGGTGGTTTGGTTGAATTTGTGGAATATCTGGATGAAACCAGGGAAAAAATAATTGAAGCCCCCATTTATATTGAAGGGAGAAAAATGGAGTTCCGGTTCAAGTGGCTATGAGCTATAATTCCTCATTTTCAGAAAATGTTGTTTCCTATGTGAACACCATTAATACTTATGAAGGCGGAACCCATGTCTCAGGTTTCAGAAGGGCTTTGACCAGGACTTTGAAAGGGTACGCGGATAAATCCGGGATGCTGGATAAACTGAAAGTGGAGGTTTCGGGTGATGATTTCCGGGAAGGTCTGACCGCAGTTATTTCCGTGAAGGTTGCCGAGCCACAGTTTGAAGGCCAGACTAAAACGAAACTGGGAAATTCCGAGGTTGTAAGCGCCGTGGATAGCTCAGTTTCTGAAGTATTGCAATACTGGTTGGAAGAGCATCCCAAGGAGGCCAAGGTGATTGTAGGCAAAGTAGTTTTGGCTGCACAGGCAAGACATGCTGCGCGTAAAGCCCGTGAAATGGTTCAACGAAAAAATGTCCTTGGTGGGGGAGGGCTTCCAGGAAAGCTGGCTGACTGTGCCAATACGGACCCCAAAATTTGTGAACTGTACTTGGTGGAAGGGGACTCAGCAGGTGGTTCCGCCAAACAAGGCAGGGATAGGGATTTCCAAGCCATATTGCCATTAAAAGGAAAAATCCTTAATGTGGAAAAAGCCCATGAGCATAAAATTTATGATAATGATGAGATAAAGAACATTCTTACCGCACTAGGTGTTAAGTTTGGTACAGCTGAGGATGAAAAGGAGCTGGACCAAACAAATCTTAGGTACCATAAGATCATTATCATGACCGATGCTGATATTGATGGTTCCCATATTCGAACACTGATATTGACCTTGTTCTTCCGGTACATGAGGTCCTTAATTGAAAATGGTTATGTGTACATTGCCCTTCCTCCATTGTATTTACTAAGAAAAGGAAAGGACGAAAGGTACTGCTGGACGGAGGACGAAAGGGTAGCTTTGACCAAAGAGATGGCCAAAGATGGAAAAGTTGACAGTGTGGGCATTCAGCGCTACAAAGGGCTTGGGGAAATGAACCCGGAACAATTGTGGACCACGACAATGGATCCTAATTCAAGGGCATTGAAACAAGTTACAATAGATTCTGCTGCAGAGGCCGACCACCTGTTTAGTATGTTGATGGGTGATGAAGTGGCCCCAAGGAGGGATTTTATAGAGAAGAATGCCAAATACGCAAAAATCGACACTTGATGGTCAAGGACGTATAAGAAACTCAAGGGGCGATTAGCCCCTTTTTCGTTTTACTTTCCGGTAATTTTGGAACATTTTTTATTATTTAAAAACCGTACAGAAAGGTGTTTAAGGAAATGGAATTAATTCAAAAAAATAGATTTGAAGGCAAAATAGATAGCAGTGACCTGATAAGTCGGGATTTGAGTTGGTTAAAATTTAATGACCGGGTACTGGATCAGTCTAAAAAAGAGAGTAGATCGATTTTCGAAAAACTCAAATTTATGGCCATCACTGCCTCTAACCTAGATGAATTTTTATGATCCGGGTAGGGTCTTTGTATAATTACCTTGATTATGATAAAGAAAGAATAGATTACTCTGGGTTAAGGGAAGAACCTTTCAAGGCCAAGTTGATGGAGGATTCCCAAGAATTTCATAAAAAGCAGCACTCCCATTTTATGGGAGAAATTCTACCTAAAACCAAAGCCGAAGGGTTTATCCTAAGCAATGTCAAAAACCTGAAAATAGAGGAGCAGGAGTACATAAAGGAATATTTCCATAAAGCAGTATACCCCATGCTCACTCCCATGGTTTTTGATGGCTACCATACCTTTCCCATCTTGATGAACAAGCTCCTTATTTTTGGAGTAGTGACGATCAATCCAGGGGATAAAAAGGACAATAGAAAGCTTTCTTTTGTTCAAATCCCTTCTAATATCCCCCGGTTCTTTGAGATTGAAAGAGGAGATTCGGTGATTTTTGTTCCTATTGAGGAAGTCATAAGAGAGCACATCGTTTCTCTATTTAGAAATGTCATTATAGAGTCCATTAACCTTTTTAGGATAACCCGAAACGGGGATTTTACCTTGGAGGAAAGTGAGGATATGGATTCCAATTTTTTGGAGGAGTAAAAAGAAAATTAAATGAGCGGAAAACCGGCCGGGTGGTTCGGATTGAAATTGAGGAAGGCTATAGCCGCTGGATGA is a genomic window of Echinicola jeungdonensis containing:
- a CDS encoding DUF1573 domain-containing protein, whose protein sequence is MKFLILKKVAQYYNSRVGDLGFRFSSINMGEVFTNKPKIKYVDFYNFKDMPITLDEQRNHLPEHLKINMIPAIVPAKSRGLLAIQYDGAIKNDLGFFDEIVPFHIEANGDQEIELRLLTTVHEYFDPVPKSEVDNIPKLAISEVEVDLGKISSNRVVSKSIKLTNIGEKPVNIRKIVTNCDCVDYELKTMDLLPGEDMDLLITFDPKGS
- a CDS encoding tryptophan 2,3-dioxygenase family protein, whose product is MNREQPPKEIIEKIHQLHEKFKASGQDLSSYLEGLLYADYLTYWDYINLDTLLTLQQPKTSFKDEKIFIIYHQITELYFKLIIWELEQIAGQEEIKAAFMKERLDRVIMYFDQLISSFSVMWKGMEKDQFLKFRMSLLPSSGFQSAQYRMIEIMSTEIQHLVNLKEREEYRDINLTSVDSLFDILYWQFGAKELATGEKTLTLKTFEQKYGKKLKELIMAYRKKNIWKTYLKCPDKDEKLTGMMRTYDMKANIFWPLAHYKSAVRYLQRDPGDIAATGGTNWQKYLPPRFQKVIFYPELWSDQEIEEWGKGWVVREVFGKEE
- a CDS encoding CoA-binding protein, translating into MENDLTKKKTLIVGVSQNTSRYAYSATEMLQEHKVPFVPIGINKGEVFGKKIKNLREKPEISNVHTVTLYINPEHQKEWEDYLISLKPKRLFFNPGAENQAFAEKARKENIEVKNACTMVMLSTDQF
- a CDS encoding DUF1573 domain-containing protein, with amino-acid sequence MERSQIELGSVLEEYGEVTAEFYVLNNGLKPVVLKEVATDCGCTTADYTTDTLYQDKIGRVKIAYDPQARVEGSKRKSLSGIT
- a CDS encoding arginine deiminase-related protein — its product is MESTGSLVMDRGRKHVYACLSQRTHPVPLAYFCRLMGFEETCFTATYQKDGNA